The Ptychodera flava strain L36383 chromosome 7, AS_Pfla_20210202, whole genome shotgun sequence DNA window AAAAGCAATTCCAGATACTTTGCGAGAGCAGGGCGCCGCAAACGCCATAATTAGGAAGAAGTTGGACCAGGCCGTGGCACAAGGCTTACCTTGATAACCGGCTTTCTCGGCTCGGCGTACGAGAGTCTCGTGGAAGCCATCATCgcatatgtaaatttgaaaccACTTCATAGCGTCCGAGTTCTGAGTGCTCTCGATGATTTCTTCCAAGGAATAGTCCGACAACATTGGAACTATCTCGCAGATATTCAAGAATCCAGCAGCTGTTGGTACAAAATAATTACCAAGCATTATCAGGAGTTATTAGTTTCTAAAATTATGAATCACCGTTCAGAATTATAATATTATTTTCGGAGCAACAACATTACGCTTTCATCGTTTATTCTACGCTTTTCATTCGActtgttcatatatatatatatctcagtGAATGGTATGTGGATGTAAATAATCGTCGATGTGGTAatatatttcaacaataacatgaTTTCCAGTCATCACTCTTTAAGTTTTGCAAACTTTTATCATTGTTTCACCGCATGCTGGTATGCGAGGCAAGTGAGTACCTTACACCATAAATCTAGTGATCGACTAACCTTTAGAAACGCAGAGATCACCTTCATCCCACAGCCAAGATCTGTACATAGACGGGCCTATTCCGACGGGCAGTTCTACGTAGTGGTCCTGTATTGTCGTGCTTAGGTCAGGGAAATCGTTCATTATGCGTTTCCTGATGTTATACCTGtgatcaaaagtattttttcagatcgtaGATTGATAATAGTATGTATAATATATTGAGTTATACACGTGTAGTCAATGTCTCTCACTATTGTCACTCGAGATTGCGAGTAAAATGTAAGGTCTTGAATACACGGATTATTTTACTGTTGATGTGAAACATCATTACAGTATTGCATTTCAAAATTAGTGACACCGTGAACGTAGGGGGTGTTATTTTCATAGATTTATTCTTTGAACGTTTGTTGCTTTTGACCGAGACGATGCAATAACTGCAAGTGCTACGTGCTCGTGTAAAAGGCGAGGTGGTACCCAATTATCTAATTGAAATCAACATGAAATTAAAGTAACCCATTTATGGCCATGAACACTTCGTGTAATGATAGTTGCATTGAGAATATGCTATTCGCATATAAATATGTACCTCTGAAATGCAGCTATATTCTCCTCCACGGTGGCTTTGTCTCCCGTGCCATGCGCTATCAACGCATACGTAAACCTGGGTAATTTGCGTCTTGCTTCTCGCTCAAAATCTTCGATATCAGACATTCCTTTGTATCTTTAGCGGAGGTAGATATTCcggaaaatagaaaatagagaAGGAGAGTAAGAAATGTTTTATGTActttgagttcaaaggtcacactCTATATTAGCATGTGTAAGTAATTTCTCCTGACATGTTCAGAATATTTAGTTTTGACCGTCTATATTTATACTCTTTTACGGCATTCTTCTGGGAGAGTGGCGACACTAGAATCTTTTCATGACCAACTTACATTTTAGTACCATTTCAACTAAATCTTGTCTTCCTGCTTTTTTTCTGAATATCAACTATATAAGAGTATTATTTCGATAAAACTAATCCAATCAAATGTTTTCGCTTGGTATCACATGATTCGCCTCTAATACAACCCTTCACACCATGTGAATAAGAAGAACTAGTGATGCGAATATTTTCACGGTTTTAtggatgtttgcaaatcacTTTTCAGCAAACAGCACCCACGTTAAAACTTTATTGAAGTAAACAATTATAGGGAATTTTTCACACAAATGTCAACAAGCATAGAATGAAATCAGTGTCAAGATCTGTTTGAGCAACAGCAACACACCGCAGTCATCTAATGTTGTAATCAACAAACGGGTCTTCTAATATTGTAATACGTATTACATTATTAGTAAAGCTGCAGCATACCAGAACTcacttttgaaataatttccTTCTTCGTTTGTAGACATAGATAGCCGTCAAGGCAAAGCCTATACCGACAGATACACAGGCGACAAACTTAACTGCACTCCAAGCAGCACTCCAAACCCTAGACTCCATAATGGTTGACGTCACCTGTAATACATTGGCATAAATTAAATGCTAATATAGCGGCATACAGTCAGTTTACTTCTcttttttctatcttttttggTGCCACTTCAAACCTGAAGGACTTCTACGACTTTCGTGCAAATATTAGAGTAGAAATAAATTAACGGTGATAATTTAAACATTTCACTTATGCAAGGACGATTGTGTTGAAAAAAACATGTCACTCACTATAGAGTGATGgtcttgaaaattacaaatgatattttatgtAGTTTGAATGCAAAGGATGAttaagtaagtaaataaatttTATTAGACATTTTAACATGCAAGCAACTTATTTCAGTATTTATTGGTCCACGGCCCTGCAATACCAATGTAAGTTCGGCGGCCctgtatggttttatttgctaGCTTCTCGTGTACATATCCTATCTTACAAGTGCATTTATTCTATGATCCATCGGATTATTGGAGCTCAAAATCACTCAACTCGAGATACATTTGGTGAGCGGCGATGAACTACATAAGTGGCGTCTAAGTACACTCGACGTATGGCATTCCGAGGCGTAATATGTAATACTTGCAGAAATAATAACTCGACCTCAATGAGAACAGCTTGTAAATAATGCCAATAAATAGTACTCAGGTAATCTAATAAAGGTAATAACGATAATAAATTAGACAATTTTATGGTTCACTGTATGCGTTACAACATAAGTGGCGAGAATATAATTCTTCGCACATTTATAACTGTAGGTAACGATAAGGTAAATCGTGTTATCAATAGGCGACACAGAAATTTGACAGACATTGAGAAATCAAAGCTCTCACTATGCGATAGGCATACTGGCATTATGGTTATAAATTAGGCTATGTACCGTACTCCGTTTAATTTAAAGCACtaacaaatgatttttgactaTTTTTAACTGCAATTTATCTCTCAGATACATGTCGTTGCTAGGGGCAAATTAGGAATTCCTCGATACTACGCGAAGACGTACTGCTGCGTTTTGGGCCGGGATTTCGACCACAGTTAACGAAACACAATGCGAATGTTGAACAACtagtattttgttttgactCTCACGAACAAAGAAGCATTGAAGCGCGCCTCAGAATTTACTACAGCAAAACAATACTCTATTGAACACCTGTACAGTAATGACATGCAAAGGATCTCGTTGCGTCAGAACTCGGTGACCGTGACAGAATCACGGCCTGGTCGTTGTTATCTGGTGGACCGAGGAGTGCCCTACATATGTATGTTATCGCCCAGCAATGAACCTTACACACACTTTGACAGGTAAACTCCAAACATAAGCAGCCTGGTCAGATACATTGGTCCATCGAGTCACAGTCCCTCAGCCTCTCTAGCTGACATTTTAATCACATCTTAATGGCACATACTTACACTATCAGGCAGTCCGTCATGCTTGTCTGGTGTTAACTTCTCACGCTGTAAAAACACATAAACTTGCTCCTCTTTGGTCATCTATTCAGCTCCCCATGGCCTCTGAGCGGCTCCTTCCCCGGGTGTCAAATAGAGTGTCACAGATTCGGTGTGGATCACCGTTGAGTTTCCCAAATCTCTATGCAGGTTTTTACGCGCACGTTTCGCGTGTGCAAGTCAGCCGAACCCTCGTTTGTCGAGCACTGGCTAGCTACACTGTTATCGCCGATTTTGTTCAGTGAATGCTGTTTCCGTACCTGTTGACCTGTCGCAAAGAAGTTTATTGCTCGATTCCTCTAAGTCCAAGACGGCTGCAGGAAGGCGGTCGTTCCTGATCACAGACACGTGATTTTGTAAACAGAAGTGTAATATCTGCGACAGTCAACACCACTGAAAACTATTTGTTTACAGTAGACATAAAATTGCGGTGTAAATTCCTGTATTAGAATACGTGTAACACGTAAGGTTGACAAAGCTCCTTTGTCAAGCGACGACTGCCGAAGGGCGACGCGAACCCAGCCCTGGCTTGTCATCAGATTGCACTCCAGATATCTCAGTCGGTCACCTTTGTACACAGCATGCATATCCATTGAAGGTTGGAGTACCTGACCACCGGCACGTACGTATCTGACCTGGCATAGCTGCAGATGTGTGTCTGCCCAATCGGCACGTACAGAGCACAGACTACGCATGCCTAGAAACAATTCCGATACTCGCATACACAAGTACATTATACACGTACAGGGCAAACAATATTGTCTATGCTATCTGAAGCACAGAAGTCATGATggtgaaaatttatgatcatatCAATCGACATTCGGCAGCGGAAATTATTGCAGGAATTTTTGTAACAACGAATGTGGCACTCGGTCGGTCCTGGATCTACTGTTTGGGGAACTGTAATTACACGATCAAATACCTGCAAAAGTGAAGACGAAGAAAGCAGAGAAAACTCACTTGTCTGAGGTTCAAGCTGATTCGATATTCAGAATCGCTCTGATACTTGAAACCAAAGTTTTATGAACGCCAtcattttttctatgatatgaTTTCATACTTCATCGTCCCCCGTCCTTGATTCCAGGAGCTTGCTCCTTTCCTGATCGGACACATACCAGACTACTTAATGTGAAAGTgttcatgtatgtgtgtatccgGTGCGCATAAATTTgagtatatattttatttattgtgtGTGGGATTGTTTGTGAAGCAGAATCTttttgagttcaagtgatggagacagagACGGCGGCTCTGTTTCTTCACACTTTATTGCTACCGCTACGATGAACTACTGATACAATAACACAATGTATCAGTGGGTGGATAAGTGACGACGACTAGATCCAGTGGTGAGCGATGCGCT harbors:
- the LOC139136747 gene encoding 2-Hydroxyacid oxidase 2-like; the encoded protein is MTKEEQVYVFLQREKLTPDKHDGLPDSVTSTIMESRVWSAAWSAVKFVACVSVGIGFALTAIYVYKRRRKLFQKYKGMSDIEDFEREARRKLPRFTYALIAHGTGDKATVEENIAAFQRYNIRKRIMNDFPDLSTTIQDHYVELPVGIGPSMYRSWLWDEGDLCVSKAAGFLNICEIVPMLSDYSLEEIIESTQNSDAMKWFQIYICDDGFHETLVRRAEKAGYQGIVVASGGYGYEDESEGGEWTLAINNILDKLTAVRLGNFDDISPAKAFQKHGIRPTTWKDVKRLKSFTNLPMILMDIVTPKEAKMAMDHDVQGLIVSNEGGKTVDSLHGTLDILPEIVSTVENNTEVYVYGGVRSGSDVMKALGLGARACFLGRPVLYGLCYQGEEGVIQVLSLLKNELAKCMSNTGCTSVDEIGSFCVVRSSSFHEDN